Proteins encoded by one window of Perca fluviatilis chromosome 13, GENO_Pfluv_1.0, whole genome shotgun sequence:
- the galnt12 gene encoding polypeptide N-acetylgalactosaminyltransferase 12 translates to MAHCGRRNRPKLLLFFFGVTLVGYLIFSRHNSADVSATNRREAPGERQLDNKELKKPVYERLPLDLNALGEMGRAVKLNLNGEEKRKEEESIKKHQINTYVSDKVSLHRRLPERWNPLCRELKYDYRSLPTTSVVIAFYNEAWSTLLRTVHSVLETSPDILLKEVVLVDDYSDRAHLKEPLEKYISGLRKVRLIRATKREGLVRARLLGASITTGDVLTFLDCHCECHEGWLEPLLHRIKEEPSAVVCPVIDVIDWNTFEYLGNSGEPQIGGFDWRLVFTWHVIPDYEQKRRRSPIDVIRSPTMAGGLFAVSRNYFHYLGTYDTGMEVWGGENLEFSFRIWQCGGSLEVHPCSHVGHVFPKKAPYSRSKALANSVRAAEVWMDEYKEVYYHRNPHARLEAFGDVSERKKLREELGCKSFKWYLDNVYPDIHVPEDRPGMFGMLKNRGKTQHCFDYNPVDEHVVVGQRVILYPCHGMGQNQFFEYSTDGEIRYNTREPAGCVVGDNISTYLTLQRCKKRGQHIPPDQKFIFREDGSLYHAVSQKCVQAVDKTDNGTPAPSLQPCSDILLQKWFFEERM, encoded by the exons ATGGCACACTGCGGAAGAAGGAATCGACCCAAgttacttttgtttttctttggtgTCACTTTAGTGGGATATCTAATATTTTCCAGACACAACTCCGCGGACGTGAGCGCGACAAATCGACGAGAGGCCCCCGGAGAGCGACAGCTGGATAATAAAGAGCTAAAGAAACCCGTCTACGAGAGGCTCCCTTTGGATTTAAATGCCCTGGGTGAAATGGGGAGAGCCGTCAAACTGAATCTGAAcggagaggagaaaagaaaagaggaggaaagcATAAAAAAGCATCAGATTAACACTTATGTCAGCGATAAAGTGTCGCTACACCGGAGGCTGCCAGAGAGATGGAACCCTCT TTGCAGAGAGCTGAAGTATGACTACCGGTCCCTGCCGACAACCTCCGTGGTCATCGCCTTCTACAACGAGGCCTGGTCCACCCTGTTGAGGACAGTCCACAGCGTGCTGGAGACGTCGCCCGACATCCTGCTGAAAGAGGTGGTGCTGGTGGACGACTATAGTGATAGAG CTCATCTTAAGGAGCCACTGGAGAAGTACATCTCAGGATTGAGGAAGGTGCGTCTGATCCGGGCCACCAAGAGGGAGGGGTTGGTGCGGGCCCGGTTGCTCGGGGCGTCCATTACCACGGGTGATGTGCTGACCTTCCTGGACTGTCACTGCGAGTGCCATGAAGGCTGGTTAGAGCCCCTGCTCCACAG GATCAAAGAGGAGCCGTCGGCCGTGGTGTGTCCTGTCATTGATGTGATCGACTGGAACACCTTTGAGTATTTAGGGAACTCTGGTGAACCCCAGATTGGGGGGTTTGATTGGCGGTTGGTCTTCACCTGGCACGTTATCCCAGATTATGAACAGAAACGCCGTCGCTCGCCCATTGATGTCATCAG aTCTCCTACTATGGCAGGTGGCCTGTTTGCTGTGAGCAGGAACTACTTCCATTACCTGGGGACATACGACACAGGGATGGAGGTGTGGGGAGGAGAGAACCTGGAATTCTCTTTTAGG ATTTGGCAGTGTGGGGGCAGCCTGGAGGTTCACCCATGCTCCCATGTGGGTCATGTGTTCCCTAAAAAGGCCCCTTACTCACGAAGCAAAGCTCTGGCAAACAGCGTGAGAGCCGCTGAGGTCTGGATGGATGAATACAAAGAGGTCTACTACCATCGAAACCCCCACGCACGACTG GAGGCCTTTGGAGATGTGAGCGAGCGGAAGAAGCTCCGAGAGGAGCTGGGCTGTAAGAGCTTCAAGTGGTATCTGGATAATGTTTACCCTGATATTCACGTCCCAGAGGATCGGCCAGGCATGTTTGGAATG CTGAAGAACCGCGGCAAGACTCAACATTGTTTTGACTACAACCCAGTAGATGAACACGTAGTGGTGGGCCAAAGGGTCATCCTCTACCCGTGTCACGGCATGGGTCAGAACCAG TTCTTTGAATACTCCACGGACGGTGAGATCCGCTATAACACGAGGGAACCTGCTGGATGCGTTGTGGGTGACAACATCAGCACATACCTGACTCTCCAACGgtgtaaaaaaagggggcagCATATACCTCCAGACCAGAAATTTATCTTCAGAGAG GACGGGAGCCTGTACCACGCGGTGAGCCAGAAGTGTGTTCAGGCGGTAGACAAGACCGACAACGGGACACCAGCCCCTTCCCTCCAACCCTGCTCTGACATCCTCCTCCAAAAGTGGTTCTTTGAGGAGAGAATGTAA